The Metabacillus litoralis genome contains a region encoding:
- a CDS encoding phosphatase PAP2 family protein gives MNWFVIAACFIFVTCASVYSTDFFYNVDVSVTLFFEKLRLPFLTDVFLVITELGSLKFYLPLCLVIGLYFLFKRKIVGVIFLFVTLYSVRQLNYQLKEVFSRERPSFDAVYEASHYSFPSGHAMNSAAIYGFICFLLVFYIIKEHKKRMTAAVMTAVLVFLIGVSRMYLGVHYLTDVLAGWSVGFIWLVILSTIFAKIHQFIDKNRRY, from the coding sequence GTGAACTGGTTTGTAATTGCTGCATGTTTTATTTTTGTAACCTGTGCATCTGTTTATTCAACTGATTTTTTTTACAACGTAGATGTAAGTGTTACTCTTTTTTTTGAGAAATTACGCTTACCATTCTTAACAGACGTATTTTTGGTCATTACCGAACTGGGATCATTAAAGTTTTATTTACCACTATGTCTTGTTATTGGACTATATTTTTTATTTAAGCGAAAAATAGTTGGAGTCATTTTTTTATTTGTGACGCTTTACAGTGTTAGGCAGCTTAATTATCAATTAAAAGAGGTATTCTCGCGGGAACGACCATCGTTTGACGCCGTTTATGAAGCATCTCATTATAGCTTCCCTAGTGGACATGCTATGAATTCAGCAGCCATTTATGGATTTATTTGCTTTTTATTGGTATTTTACATAATAAAAGAACATAAAAAAAGAATGACAGCAGCTGTTATGACAGCTGTACTAGTATTTTTAATCGGTGTTAGTAGAATGTATTTAGGTGTTCATTATCTAACAGACGTATTAGCAGGTTGGAGTGTAGGTTTTATTTGGTTGGTTATTTTGTCTACAATATTTGCTAAAATCCATCAATTTATCGACAAAAATAGAAGGTATTAG
- a CDS encoding YodL domain-containing protein, whose protein sequence is MVYSLLVRKRTLSFDITIFQTPSFGEKKGYKDVYRLILEGNNHKDVLEKVFQTFNVADRMPTDYDARYLSTGDIVLIDEGKKGQTYYKLYPQGWQIINRIHVR, encoded by the coding sequence ATGGTCTATTCCTTGTTAGTAAGAAAACGTACTTTATCTTTTGATATTACCATTTTCCAAACTCCAAGTTTTGGAGAGAAAAAAGGGTACAAAGATGTTTATCGGCTTATTCTTGAAGGAAATAACCACAAGGATGTTTTAGAAAAAGTATTTCAAACTTTTAATGTGGCGGATCGCATGCCTACAGATTATGATGCAAGGTATTTAAGCACAGGTGATATTGTTTTAATTGATGAGGGAAAAAAGGGGCAAACTTATTACAAGCTTTATCCACAAGGATGGCAGATTATCAACCGAATACATGTGAGATAA
- the deoD gene encoding purine-nucleoside phosphorylase produces MSVHIGAKENEIAETVLLPGDPLRAKYIAETFLEDVSCYNEVRGMLGFTGTYKGERISVQGTGMGVPSISIYINELMNSYGVQNLIRVGTCGAIQKDVKVRDVILAMSASTDSQMNRLTFGGVDYAPTANFELLKKAYDTGLEKGLNLKVGNIFTADMFYNDNAELEKWARYGILAIEMESAALYTLAAKFGRKALSVLTVSDHILTGEETTAEERQTTFNDMIVVALDAAIKKEM; encoded by the coding sequence ATGAGTGTACATATTGGAGCAAAAGAAAATGAAATAGCAGAAACGGTCCTCTTACCAGGTGATCCACTACGTGCTAAGTATATAGCAGAAACATTTTTAGAAGATGTATCTTGTTATAATGAAGTTAGGGGGATGCTTGGTTTTACTGGTACATATAAAGGTGAGCGTATTTCAGTACAAGGTACAGGGATGGGAGTCCCATCTATTTCAATATACATAAATGAACTTATGAACAGTTATGGCGTTCAAAACCTTATTAGAGTAGGTACATGCGGTGCCATTCAAAAGGATGTTAAGGTAAGAGATGTTATTTTAGCAATGAGTGCTTCAACAGATTCACAAATGAATCGCTTAACGTTTGGTGGAGTTGATTATGCGCCGACTGCTAATTTTGAGCTACTTAAAAAAGCGTATGATACTGGTCTTGAAAAAGGACTTAATCTTAAAGTTGGAAACATCTTTACAGCTGATATGTTTTATAATGATAACGCTGAACTTGAGAAATGGGCTAGATATGGCATACTTGCAATTGAAATGGAGTCTGCAGCATTGTATACATTAGCAGCAAAATTTGGTCGTAAAGCATTATCAGTTCTAACAGTTAGCGACCATATCTTAACTGGAGAAGAAACAACTGCTGAGGAACGTCAAACTACCTTTAATGATATGATTGTTGTTGCTTTAGATGCTGCAATAAAAAAAGAAATGTAA